One genomic segment of Rhodospirillaceae bacterium includes these proteins:
- a CDS encoding aldolase/citrate lyase family protein encodes MWRSLLFMPVLEERFLAKAAERGADAVVLDLEASIVAARKDEARAALAPAVERLHAAGQDVLVRINMPWRPALKDLEFAVRPGVRALALPGCESVAHVLAIDACVGELEAGRGLPHGGIRLVPLIESPRGVRDADAILRATGRIACVGFGIEDYLAILGAPPSVDLQTMTGLAVAEAARAAGVVPLIVPETLGNLEDLDAFEAAAERGRRMGSEGGFAAHPGQVARLNKVFTPTDEEVATAERIVAAAAEAERAGLGAVRHEGGMIDGPIIVRSERLLERARRYR; translated from the coding sequence ATGTGGCGTTCGCTCCTGTTCATGCCGGTGCTCGAGGAGCGCTTTCTGGCGAAGGCCGCCGAGCGCGGCGCCGATGCCGTCGTTCTCGACCTTGAGGCCAGCATCGTTGCCGCCCGCAAGGACGAGGCTCGGGCCGCCCTGGCGCCGGCCGTCGAGCGGCTGCATGCCGCCGGACAGGATGTTTTGGTGCGGATCAACATGCCGTGGCGACCGGCGCTGAAGGACCTCGAATTCGCCGTCCGTCCGGGCGTCAGGGCCCTTGCGCTGCCCGGCTGCGAATCGGTAGCGCATGTCCTGGCCATCGATGCCTGTGTCGGCGAGCTGGAAGCCGGGCGCGGCTTGCCGCACGGCGGCATTCGCCTGGTGCCGCTGATCGAATCCCCGCGCGGGGTGCGCGACGCCGACGCCATCCTGCGCGCCACCGGCCGGATCGCCTGCGTCGGCTTCGGGATCGAGGACTATCTGGCGATTCTGGGAGCGCCTCCGTCGGTCGACCTCCAGACGATGACGGGGCTGGCGGTGGCCGAGGCGGCGCGTGCGGCCGGGGTAGTGCCGCTGATCGTTCCGGAAACGCTCGGCAACCTGGAAGACCTCGATGCTTTCGAGGCCGCGGCCGAGCGCGGCCGGCGGATGGGGTCAGAAGGCGGATTTGCGGCCCATCCGGGCCAGGTCGCGCGCCTCAACAAGGTGTTTACGCCGACCGACGAGGAGGTCGCGACTGCAGAGCGGATCGTCGCCGCCGCCGCAGAGGCGGAGCGCGCCGGGTTGGGCGCGGTGCGGCACGAGGGCGGGATGATCGACGGGCCGATCATCGTCCGGTCGGAGCGGTTGCTGGAGCGCGCGAGGCGGTATCGCTAG
- a CDS encoding L-threonylcarbamoyladenylate synthase, with translation MALRPADGAGIAAAAERLRSGGLVAFPTETVYGLGADATDDRAVARIFEAKGRPRFNPLIVHAPDLAAHRAWAVFDDRALRLADAFWPGALTLVLPRTPYAPVSRLVSAGLDTVAVRAPDHPVAQALMRAAGCPVAAPSANRFGKLSPTEARHVEASLGDAVDLVLDGGPCPGGLESTVLSLTGETPVLLRPGLVTHVPIESIIGPVQMADPASAGTSPATPLESPGMLAAHYAPRARLRLDAGDALEEGEALLAFGDAPEARPAGPADPGGYTAVRNLSPAGDLTEAAANLFRLLHELDALNPAAIAVSAIPDDGLGAAINDRLRRAAHRA, from the coding sequence ATGGCGCTACGGCCGGCGGACGGGGCCGGGATTGCCGCGGCGGCGGAACGGCTGCGCAGCGGCGGCCTCGTCGCCTTCCCGACCGAGACGGTCTACGGCCTCGGCGCCGACGCGACCGACGACCGGGCGGTGGCGCGCATCTTCGAGGCCAAGGGCCGGCCGCGCTTCAACCCGCTGATCGTTCACGCGCCCGACCTCGCGGCGCACCGGGCCTGGGCGGTCTTCGACGACCGCGCCCTGCGCCTCGCCGACGCCTTCTGGCCCGGTGCGCTCACCCTCGTTCTGCCGCGCACGCCGTATGCGCCGGTCTCCCGGCTGGTCAGCGCAGGGCTGGATACGGTGGCGGTGCGCGCGCCGGACCATCCGGTGGCACAGGCGCTGATGCGCGCCGCCGGCTGCCCGGTCGCGGCGCCGAGCGCCAACCGCTTCGGGAAGCTGAGCCCGACCGAGGCCCGCCATGTCGAAGCCTCGCTCGGCGATGCTGTGGACCTTGTCCTGGACGGCGGGCCGTGCCCTGGCGGCCTCGAGTCGACGGTGCTGTCCCTGACCGGAGAAACGCCGGTGCTGTTGCGCCCCGGCCTGGTCACACATGTGCCCATAGAATCGATCATCGGGCCGGTGCAGATGGCGGACCCGGCTTCGGCCGGGACATCGCCCGCAACGCCGCTCGAATCGCCGGGTATGCTGGCCGCCCACTACGCGCCGCGCGCACGGTTGCGGCTCGACGCCGGCGATGCGCTGGAGGAAGGCGAAGCGCTGCTGGCCTTCGGCGATGCCCCGGAGGCACGCCCGGCCGGCCCGGCCGACCCAGGCGGCTATACCGCGGTACGCAACCTCAGCCCGGCCGGCGACCTCACCGAAGCGGCGGCCAACCTGTTCCGCCTGCTGCACGAGCTGGATGCGCTCAACCCCGCGGCCATCGCCGTCTCAGCCATACCGGACGACGGCCTCGGCGCCGCCATCAACGACCGCCTCCGCCGCGCGGCGCATCGGGCGTGA
- a CDS encoding CoA transferase translates to MSTTNDPAPASKPAAAAGPAGTGLPLEGVRILDLTTIVYGPYATQTLGDFGAEIVKVEAPGGDAMREMGPGRSPHMAALFLGMNRNKKSIVLDLKRGAAREALWRLVDSADVFVHNIRPQKILKLGFDPDAVMARNPGIVYAGLYGYRDGGPYAGQPAYDDVIQGQSGLAGTFLARDGTPNLIPTIVADKISGLLAANGMLAALLQRRKTGRGVYVETAMFEGVASFTLAEHQYGAIFSPPMTPPGYPRVLSPHRRPQPTADGFICLLAYTDAQWDRFWDLVGRPEMKDDPRFLTVNTRLNHVDSLYGESGRDLVKKSSAEWLDLLRRTEIPCGPVNTLEDLRTDPHLSATGFFRPFEHPTEGKMEIPDTAFRFDGAALPVRLGQPHLGEHTETLLAEAGFDAAEVAEITGA, encoded by the coding sequence ATGAGCACAACCAACGATCCTGCGCCCGCTTCGAAGCCGGCCGCCGCCGCCGGTCCAGCGGGGACCGGCCTGCCGCTCGAAGGCGTCCGCATCCTCGATCTCACCACCATCGTCTACGGCCCCTATGCGACCCAGACCCTGGGCGATTTCGGCGCCGAGATCGTCAAGGTCGAGGCGCCGGGCGGCGACGCCATGCGCGAGATGGGGCCGGGCCGCAGCCCGCACATGGCGGCCCTGTTCCTGGGCATGAACCGCAACAAGAAGAGCATCGTGCTCGACCTCAAGCGCGGCGCGGCGCGCGAGGCGCTGTGGCGGCTGGTCGATAGCGCCGACGTATTCGTGCACAACATCCGGCCGCAGAAGATCCTGAAGCTGGGCTTCGATCCGGATGCCGTGATGGCGCGCAACCCCGGCATCGTCTATGCCGGCCTCTACGGCTATCGCGACGGCGGGCCCTATGCCGGCCAGCCGGCCTATGACGACGTCATCCAGGGCCAGTCCGGCCTCGCCGGCACCTTCCTCGCCCGCGACGGCACGCCCAACCTGATCCCGACCATCGTCGCCGACAAGATTTCCGGCCTGCTCGCCGCCAACGGCATGCTTGCGGCGCTCCTCCAGCGCCGGAAAACCGGCCGGGGCGTCTATGTCGAGACCGCGATGTTCGAGGGCGTGGCGAGCTTTACCCTCGCCGAGCATCAGTATGGCGCGATCTTCTCACCGCCGATGACGCCGCCGGGCTATCCGCGCGTGCTCTCGCCCCACCGCCGGCCCCAGCCGACGGCGGACGGCTTCATCTGCCTGCTCGCCTACACCGATGCGCAGTGGGACCGCTTCTGGGACCTGGTCGGCCGGCCGGAGATGAAGGACGATCCGCGCTTCCTCACCGTCAACACCCGGCTGAACCATGTCGATTCGCTCTACGGCGAATCGGGCAGGGACCTGGTCAAGAAAAGCTCCGCCGAATGGCTCGACCTGCTGCGCCGCACCGAAATTCCCTGCGGCCCGGTCAACACGCTCGAAGACCTCCGGACCGATCCGCACCTTTCCGCCACCGGCTTCTTCCGGCCCTTCGAGCATCCGACCGAAGGCAAGATGGAGATTCCCGACACCGCCTTCCGCTTCGACGGCGCCGCGCTGCCCGTCCGCCTCGGCCAGCCGCATCTCGGCGAGCACACCGAAACGCTGCTGGCGGAGGCCGGCTTCGATGCGGCGGAGGTTGCGGAGATTACCGGCGCGTGA
- the cysQ gene encoding 3'(2'),5'-bisphosphate nucleotidase CysQ has translation MPNVLPDLESLVDPVCAIARRAGAAILPFYRTDLDIGRKDDRTPVTEADHAADAVIVPALEALTPDIPVVSEERAASHRTDGTGARPFWLVDPLDGTREFINKRDEFTVNIALVAAGRPVFGVLGIPVRDVVYAGYTNDAGTAVASRQAGAGPAEPVCVRAAPADGIVVAASRSHDNWDELDDFLNGENVARRIIAGSALKFALVAEGSADLYPRLGPTMEWDTAAGQAIVEAAGGTVRTLAGGPLTYGKAGWRNAGYVVRGRPS, from the coding sequence ATGCCGAACGTCCTGCCCGATCTCGAGTCCCTGGTCGATCCGGTTTGCGCCATCGCCCGCCGGGCCGGTGCGGCCATCCTGCCCTTCTACCGGACCGACCTCGACATCGGGCGCAAGGATGACCGTACGCCGGTCACCGAGGCCGACCATGCCGCCGACGCCGTGATCGTGCCGGCGCTGGAGGCGCTGACGCCGGATATCCCCGTCGTGTCGGAGGAGCGCGCGGCGAGCCACCGGACGGACGGCACGGGCGCCCGGCCGTTCTGGCTGGTCGACCCGCTCGACGGCACGCGGGAGTTCATCAACAAGCGCGACGAGTTCACCGTCAATATCGCCCTGGTCGCGGCCGGCCGGCCGGTGTTCGGCGTGCTCGGCATCCCGGTGCGCGACGTCGTCTACGCCGGCTACACGAATGACGCCGGAACGGCCGTGGCGAGCCGGCAGGCGGGCGCCGGGCCGGCGGAACCGGTCTGCGTCCGCGCCGCGCCGGCCGACGGCATCGTCGTCGCGGCCAGCCGGTCCCACGACAACTGGGACGAGCTGGACGATTTCCTGAACGGCGAGAACGTCGCCCGCCGGATCATCGCCGGCAGCGCGCTCAAGTTCGCCCTGGTCGCCGAGGGCAGCGCAGACCTCTACCCCCGGCTCGGTCCGACCATGGAATGGGATACCGCGGCCGGCCAGGCGATCGTCGAGGCGGCCGGCGGCACCGTGCGAACCCTCGCCGGCGGCCCGCTGACCTACGGCAAGGCCGGCTGGCGCAACGCCGGCTACGTCGTGCGCGGCCGCCCCTCCTGA